GCACCCCGGCGTTGCCGCCGGCTTCTTCGCCGCCCTCGGCGCGGCCGGGGTCAACATCGAGATGATCTCCACCTCCGAGATCCGGGTCTCCGTGGTCTGCCGGGACACCGACCTCGACGTGGCCGTCCGCGCCATCCACGACACCTTCGAGCTGGGCGGCGACGAAGAAGCCGTGGTCTACGCGGGAACGGGGCGGTAGCGCCGATGCCGGCGCTGCCCACCCTGGCCGTGGTCGGGGCGACCGGTGCCGTCGGCACCGTGGTGTGCGAGCTGCTCTCCGCCCGGAAGAACGTCTGGGGGGAGATCCGCCTGATCGCCTCGGCCCGCTCGGTCGGCCGACGGCTGCGCTGCCGGGGCGAGGAGCTCGTCGTCCAGGCCCTGACCCCGGAGGCGTTCGACGGCGTCGACGTCGCCATGTTCGACGTGCCGGACGAGATCTCCGCCGAGTGGGCGCCGGTCGCGGTGGGCCGGGGCGCGGTCGCGGTCGACAACTCCGGCGCGTTCCGGATGGACCGCGACGTCCCGCTGGTGGTGCCCGAGATCAACCCCGACCAGGTGCGCAACCGGCCCAAGGGCATCATCGCCAACGCCAACTGCACCACCCTCGCGATGATCGTCGCGGTCGCGCCGCTGCACCGCGAGTACGGCCTGCGTGAGCTGGTGCTCGCCTCGTACCAGGCGGTCTCCGGGGCGGGCCAGGCCGGCGTGGACATCCTGCACGACCAGCTCGGCAAGATCGCCGGGGACCGGACGCTCGGCTCCCGGCCGGGCAACGTACGGCAGGCCGTCGGGGACGACCTCGGCCCGTTCCCCGCGCCGCTGGCGTTGAACGTGGTCCCCTGGGCCGGCTCGTCCGCCGACGCCGGCTGGTCGTCCGAGGAGATCAAGCTGCGCAACGAGTCGCGCAAGATCCTCGGGCTGCCCGACCTGAAGGTCTCCGCCACCTGCGTCCGGGTGCCGGTGGTGACCGGCCACTCGGTGGCCGTACACGCGGTCTTCGCCGCCGAGGTGGACGCCGAGGGCGCCCGCGAGGCGCTGCGCAACGCGCCCGGCGTGATCGTCGTCGACGATCCGGACGCCGGTGAGTTCCCGATGCCGATCGACGCGGTCGGCACCGACCCGTCCTGGGTGGGCCGGATCCGCCGCGCGCTGGACGACCCGCGCGCCCTGGACCTCTTCGTCACCGGCGACAACCTGCGCAAGGGCGCCGCCCTGAACACCGCGCAGATCGCCGAGCTGCTCGCCGCCGAGCTCCGCGCCCGCTGAGGCTCTCAGGCGGGGGCGAGGCGGACGCCGTCGCAGGCTCTCAGGCGGGGGCGAGGCGGACGCCGTCGCGGCCGGCCCGCTTGACCGCGTAGAGAGCCTGGTCGGCGCGGCGCAGCGTCGACTCGGACGACTCGCCGGGCTGGGGCAGGGCCACGCCGACGCTGATCGTCCGGCCGGTCTCCCGGGCCGCCTGGGCGAGCCGCCCGGCGATGCGGACCGCCTCGTCCGGGCGGCTCACCTCGATGACCGCCACGAACTCGTCCCCGCCCACCCGGTACAGCTCGTCGCCCTGCCGCAGCGCCGCCTGCAACGCCCGGGCCAGGGTGACCAGCACCCGGTCGCCGGCCTGGTGGCCGTACGTGTCGTTGACGCTCTTGAAACCGTCCACGTCGATGGCGAGCAGGGCGGTCCGGCCCGGTACGGCGGCGGCGATCCGCCGGCCGAACGGGCCGGTGTGCCCCAGCCCGGTGAGCGGGTCGGAGCTGGCCTGCTCGCGTAGCCGGGCCAGGGTGCGCAGCCGGTCCAGGCAGGTCCACGCCTGGTTGGCGAGCAACTCGATCAGGTTGACCGTGGTCGGGTCCGGCCGCAGCAGCCGCTCGTCGGCGACCAGCAGCATGCCACCGGTGTCCGGCGGCCCGACCGGCACGGTGATCAGGGTGCGCACCCCGGCGCGCGCCAGCGGTAGATGGTCCGAGATCGGCGGGTGGCCCGGCTCACCGAGGGTGTAGCCGGGGCCGTACCGGTGGGCGCGGCTCATCAACCGGCCGAGCGGCCCCGGCCCGGCCTCGACCAGCTCGGCGCGGAGCCGGGACTCCAGCTCGCCCGGCACGCGCGGCGGGGCCCCGAGCCGGGGACCGTCGACGTCGGGCAGCACCAGCACGGCGGCGGAGAGCCCGGAGACGTCCCGGGCGGCGCAGATCGCCGCGGTCAGCAGGTCCCACTCGGTGGGGGCCGAGCTGAACGCGGCGGCGTGCCGCAGCATCTTCTCGCTGCGGCTCTCCGCCGGGGGGCCGCCGAGCGCCATGATCCGCGCGCCGAGCCGGGTGGCGATCCGGTCGGCGGCCGCCCGCCAGGGGCCCAGCTCCACCGGCTCGGACCACTGGAGGTCGAGGACGCCGAGCGGCCGGCCGGCCGGGTCGGTCACCGGCACGCAGATCTCGGCGGTCACGTCCGGCCGGACCGGCAGGTAGTCCGGATCGTCGGCGACCCGGGCCACGGTGGCCCCGACGCCCGAGGCGTAGACCCGCCCGACGATCCCCGTCTTCGGGGGCACGGTGGCGTACACCTGCCAGGAGCCGGTGGCGGCGACGCACCGCAGCCGGTCGTGGACCTGGAGCAGGACGGAGATCGTCGCCGGGGCGTACCGGGACAGAGTGTCGACGGTCCACTGGCAGGCTTCGACGGCGGTCGACGCCATGGGCAGGCGTACCGTCACGTCACGGATGACTCGATCCAGATCCACGCAGGCGTCGTTCCAGGTCAGGACGGGTCCGGCGGGTCCGGACCCCGCGAGCAAGCCTACCCACGCCGCCGATGGGCCCGACGTGCTCGTACACATGTTCCATCCACAGGGTGTGGACGACGGCTGTGGACGACGGTCGGCGCGGTGGCCCGGGTCGACGGGTGGACGCCGGCCCGGGCCACCACCGAAACCGTCCACATGAGAGGATCGTCGTCGACGCCGGTCCGGTCACCTGGTCGTGCTGTTGCGGTGGCGGTGGCCGTGAAATCGTGCGTAAGAAGCCGCCCGACGTGGTCGCGGTGCGTCGATGCCGCCTGCCTGCGCAATTTCCCCGGATCACCCGTTCGGCTTCTGCCGGCGCGGCCGACGGCAGTTACCTCGACTGTCGATCGGGTGCCTCTCGATCACTGGTGGAGCCCGGCCGGTCGTTGCTCACCCGTGCCGACCTGCGTCATCACCCTCAGTGTATAGGCATGCGCCGATCGACTGAGGCGCATGGTCCGTTCGGTCGTGGTTGATCAACCGCCCAGTCGTTACTTGCCCGTGCAGCTTTCTGAACGCCACATGTGGTATCACCATCGATAGCCTCAGGCATTCTTCACGGAAACGTGGGAGCCCGTGCCGTCGGTTTGCCCGGCGGCCTTTCGGAATGTGGGGGAATCGTGAGCAGCAACCTGAAGGGCGGAGACCTTCCCATCAACCGGCGCTTCCCGTCGGCGGGGCGCTGGGCGCTCCTCGACCGGGCCGACCGCGACCGGCGCGGCGCCGGCGACCCGAGCGCGTTCGACGGCAGCGGCGACGCCGCCGTCCAGAACCCGGCCCGACCCGACTGCGGGTCGGGCGGCAGCTACGCGTACCGCTGACCAACCGGAAACCCACCGTCGCGCCGGCTCTGACGGGAGGCCGGCGGGGCGGTCCGGAGCGGTGCCGTCGCCGGCGTCGGCCGGCTGTGGTGGCATGCCGGCGTCGGCCGGCTGTGGTGGCCGCCGGTGACCCTGATCGATCCGCTCCGGCGACCCGTCAGCCGGTAGGGCGTGCCGGCGCCCGCCGGAGCGGATCGTGACCGGTCGACCGAACCCGGCCGGGATGAGAGGCTGTCGGACGGCAGGACGCCGCCCCCGGGCGGCGACCCGCGATCGACCCTGCAACGGTACGGATCAGGAGCCCGGACGACTCATCGCCGGCTCCCACGCACCGACCCTCACGAGGAGTTCCATGTCCGTCTCCGGGATGCGTCGCCGGGCCGCGATCGGTCTGGCCGTGATCTCCGCGGCCGCGTTCAGCGCGATCGCCGCGACCCCCACCCAGGCCCACCGACCGGGGCCCAAGCCGGTCGACGTCAAGCTGCTCGCCCTCAACGACTTCCACGGCAACCTGGAACCGCCGTCCGGCTCCAGCGGCACCATCGCCGGGCAGCCCGCGGGCGGCGCGGAATACCTGGCCACCCACCTCAGGGAGCTGAGCCAGGAGGCCAGGAAGAAGAACACCATCACGGTCGCCGCCGGTGACCTGATCGGCGCGTCGCCGCTGCTGTCCGCCGCGTTCCACGACGAGCCGACCATCGAGGCGCTGTCGATGGCCGGGCTGGACTACGCCAGCGTCGGCAACCACGAGTTCGACGAGGGCCCGGCCGAGCTGCTCCGGATCCAGAACGGCGGCTGCCACCCGGTCGACGGCTGCGCCGCCGGCGCCCGGTACAAGGGGGCCGGTTTCCAGTACCTGTCGGCCAACGCCTTCAAGACCTCCAACGGCCAGCCGCTGCTGCCGCCGTACGCCGTCCACAAGGTCGACGGGGTCAAGGTCGGCTTCATCGGCATGACGCTGGAGGGCACCCCGGACATCGTCAGCAAGGAGGGCACCGCCGGTCTGACCTTCGGCGACGAGGCGGACACCGCCAACCGGTACGCGCGCGAGCTGCGCCGCAAGGGCGTCGAGACGATCGTGGTGCTGCTGCACGAGGGCGGCAACCAGGCCGGCGCCGGCGGCATCAACGACTGCGTCGACTTCAGCGGCCCGGTGGTGGACATCGCCAACCGGATGGACCCGTCGATCGACGTGGTCGTCAGCGGGCACACCCACCAGGCGTACAACTGTGAGATCGGCGGCAAGCTGGTCACCAGCGCCAGCTCGTTCGGTCGGCTGGTCACCGACATCGACCTGAAGATCGACAGGCGTACCGGCGACGTGCTGAGCATGCGGGCGGAGAACGTCGTGGTCACCCGGGACGTCACCAAGGACCCGAAGCAGACCGCGCTGATCGACCGCTACAAGAAGATCCTCGGCCCGGTCGCCGGCCAGGTCGTCGGCACCACCAGCGCGCCGCTGACCCGCGCCCAGGAGACCCTCTTCGGTACGACGCTGGGCGAGTCCACCATGGGCAACGTGATCGCCGACGCGCAGCTCGCCGCCACCGACAACGAGCAGAACGCGGTCGCCGCCTTCATGAACCCGGGCGGGGTACGCGCCGATCTGGACGCCGGGCAGGTCACCTACGAGGAGGCGTTCACGGTCCAGCCGTTCGCCAACAACCTCACCACCCTCGACCTGACCGGGGCGCAGCTCTACTGCGTGCTGGAGCAGCAGTTCACCGTCGGGCGCACGCTCTACCCGTCCGGGTCGGTCCGTTACACGGTGAACCCGGCCGGGACCACCGCGCCGGTCGCCGACCCGTGCGCGGGTAGCCGGGTCGTGCCGGGCAGCCTGACCATCGGTGGTACGGCGGTCACCGCCGACGCCACCTACCGGATCACGGTGAACAGCTTCCTGGCCGGCGGCGGGGACGGCTTCAGCGTGCTGGCGCAGGGCACCAACCGGGTCACCGGCATGATCGATCTGGACGCCCTGATCGTGTACCTCAAGGCGAGCTCGCCGATCGCCGCGCCGGCGCTGGACCGCATCGCGGTCGCCTGACGGCTCACCACCGGCCGACCCTGGTCGATCCGGACCGGCCCCGGAGCTCCGGCTCCGGGGCCGGTCTGCTTTCGGGCCGGTCTGCTGCTGGGCCGGTCCGGCTCTTGGGGCGGTCTGCGCCTGGGCCCATGCTCCCGGCGGCCGGGCCGATCGGTCGGTCACCCTCGGTGACGTGGGGCGGGTGGAGGTGGAGCAGATGGACCCTTTGGAGCTGCCCCGGATATGGGGCACAGCCGCTCGGCCTGGTCGGTCTGGTCGGTCTGGTCGGTTTGGTCTGGTCGGGTCGGTCTGGTCGAATCGATCTGGTCGGGTCGGACGGGTCGGGCGGTCTGGTCGGTCCGGTCTGGTCGGGCCGGTCTCAGTCTGGCTGGGCGGAGGGGACGACCGGCGGATCCCAGTCGGCGTACCGGGCCATCGACCGCAACGCGACGCGTGGTGGCGTCAGGCGCAGCACGGCGTTCCGCAGGCCCACCGCGACGGGGTCGCGTAGTTGCTGACCGAACCGGCCGACCTGGAACGCGGCCCGGGCGACCGCCTGGGAGCGGGGACGCCGCTGGGCGTCGTACGCGACGAGGGCCGCCACCACGTCGGCCGTCGGGGCGCACGCGGCGGCGAGGACGACGGCGTCCTCAATGGCCTGGTTCGCCCCCTGCCCCAGGTTCGGGGTCATCGCGTGCGCCGCGTCACCGAGCAGCGCGACGGCGCCCACCCGGTACGACGGCAGCGGAGTGCCGAGATGGTGGATGTCGGTACGGATGACCGCCTCGGCCCGGGTCGCGTCCAGCAACGCCGGAACGGGATGGTGCCACGTGCCGAACAGCGCCCGCACCAACCGCGCCTCGTCACCGGTGGGGGACGCCCGACCGGCCTCGGCGTTCACCGCGGCGAACCAGTACACCCGGCCGTCGCCGAGCGGCACCATGCCGAACTCGGCGCCCCGGCCCCAACTGACTGCGGTGGCCAGGTCGCCACGCCACGGCTGGTCGGTGACTCCACGCCAGGCGGTCGACCCCGCGTACGCCGGTGGCGGGGCATCCGGCCACAGCCGGGCCCGTACGACGCTGTCGATGCCGTCGGCCGCGACGACCAGATCCGGTACGACGGAGGCGTGCCGGCCGTCGTGCCGGTAGGTCACCCGTGGCGGCGGCCCAGACGTGACGTCCACCACCTCGGCGCCGGTGACGATCCGGTCCGCCGGCAGCGCCGCGCGCAGGAGCCGGTGCAGCGTGACCCGGTGGATGCCCAGCGCCGCCGTGCCCAGGGCCCGGCTCATCGCCGCGCCGTCCACACGGGAGAGCCACCGCCCGGACGCGGTACGGAGGCCCCCCGGGGCGTCGACGTGCCCGGCGTCGCGCACCGCGTCGCCGACGCCCAGCGCGTCCAGCCCCCGCAGCCCGTTGGCCATCAGGGTCAGGCCGGCGCCGACCTCGCCGAACCGCGGGGCCTGCTCCAGCACCAGCACGTCCCACCCGCGTCGGCGCAGGCCGATCGCGGCACACAGGCCACCGATGCCGGCCCCGATCACCACGGCGCTCGCGTCACCCACAGCGTCCTCCCGGGCCACGGACATGGAGCACCAGACTACGTATCCGCCGCGCGGCGGGGTTTCCACGGGCGGCGCCGCCGCCGGGCTTCCAGGGGCGGCGTCGCCCGCGAGATGGCTCGTCGTGCCCGCGCCCGGCTACCACCCCTCCCGTACGGTGTCACGCGCGGCGCTGGCCCGGACCGTCCCGCCGGTGGGCATCGGCCCCGCGAGCCGTCCGCCTGGTACCCGACGATGGCGTCGGCCGGAGGTGACCGCCGCTCGGCCACAGGCCGCCGTCGTGCGGGAACGCGGTTTCCGGGCGGGCCGCCGGAACCCTCCGTGGACATTGACAAGCGCCACTGGGCAAACTACGTTCGGATCGACCAGAGAAGGTTCGTGCGCTCGCTGGCGGAGCTCGCCCGCGTGCCTGCGATGGGCAGCGGAGCCGGCCGGCTCCACCGGACCGGCCACCACGGAGGGCAACCGTGGGCCCCGCTGGGTCGGCGCTCACGTGCCGTCGGCCGTCCGCCTCGCGCCCGCCGCGACCGGTGGGCGTGACCGCCGGCCCGATGTCGTTGTGAGCGCTAACATCGCCGGCCCGGGTGGCACCCCGTCAGCGCCGGGCTAGCGCAGCACCTGGCTCACGGCTGAGTGGCCGGCTGACGTGCCGCCCCGATGCCCGCCGCCAGCGTGTCGACGCCTCTCCGGCCGTCACCCGCTGTCAGGTATCCCACGTCCTGCCGGGCGCGGCTCCTACCTGCGCGGCCAACCAGACGCCTTCGCGCTCGACCGGAGGCGCCGGCCGTCCTCCCACCCCAGGAGAAGCTTGATGAGAAGACTCAGAGTGAAACACGCTGCCGCGCTGTCGGCCGGCGCGGTGCTGCTGGCGTCGGCGGCGGTCGCCACGGCGCTGCCGGCCGGGGCCGCCGCGGCGGGCTGCTCGGTCAGGTACACCGTGCCGTCGCAGTGGCAGGGCGGCTTCGGCGGTGACGTCGCCATCACCAACCTCGGCGACCCGGTCTCCAGTTGGACCCTCACCTGGTCCTACAGCGCCGGCCAACGGGTCACCGAGGCGTGGAACGCGACGGTGACCCAGAGCGGCGCGACGGTCACCGCCCGGAACGTCAGCTACAACGGGTCCATCCCGACCAACGGCACCACCTCGTTCGGCTTCAACGGCTCGTGGAGCGGCAGCAACCCCGCCCCGACCAGCTTCGCGCTGAACGGGGTGACCTGCACCGGGGGCGTCGCGCCGACCACCGGCCCCACCACCGCGCCGCCGACCACCCCACCGCCGACCACCCCGCCGCCCACCACGCCGCCGCCCACCACGCCGGCGGACATCACGGTGAACAGCGCCGCCAGGTACCAGACGATCGACGGATTCGGGGCCGCGCAGTCGATCTGGGGCAGCGCCTGGTCGACCGCGGAGACCCAGACCCTGGTCGGGACCGGCCCCAACCAGTTGGGGCTGTCCATCGTGCGCACCGGTCTCTCGCCGGTCTCCAGCGAATGGTCGATCCATGTGAACTCGCTGAAGACGGCCAAGTCGTACGGGTCGGGGGTGAAGATCCTCGCCTCGCCGTGGACCGCGCCGGCGTCGTACAAAACGAACAACAGCCGGACCAACGGCGGCAAACTGAAGACCGACTACTACGACGACTACGCCAACCACCTCAACAGCTACGTCCAGTACATGCGCAACCAGGGCGTGACCGTCGACGTCACCTCCGTGCAGAACGAGCCGGACTGGCACCCGGACTACGACTCGATGGACTGGAGCGGCACCGAGCTGCGCACCTGGGTACGCGACCAGGGCGCGAAGGTGCAGAACACCAAGCTGATGGTCGCCGAGGCGGTGAACCTCAACTACAACTACACCGACCCGACCCTGAACGACAGCGCCGCCCGCAACAACATCGGCTACATCGGCGGCCACCTGTACGGCACCGAGGAGTCCGGCCGGCTGAAGCCCTACCCGCTGGCCGAGCAGCACAACAAGCCGGTGTGGATGACCGAGTGGAACCTGCACGCCGCCGACGGCAACGGCTCCAACATCTGGGGCAACCCGGCCAACCAGACCGTGTGGAACGAAACCCTCGACGACATCATGCGTACGGTGCACAGGTCGATGGAAGCGAACTGGAGCGCGTACGTCTGGTGGTACGGAAAGCGCTACTACTCCTTCATCGGTGACGGGGAAGCGGCGTACGGCACCACCGCCGGTGCCCCGCTCAAGCGCGGGTACGCGTTCTCGCAGTACTCGAAGTACGTCCGTCCCGGCTACCAGCGGGTCGCGCTGACCAAGAGCTCCAAGGCGTCGCCGCTGGAGGTCACCGCGTACCAGGGCGACGGGAAGATCACGCTGGTGATCCTGAACCGGTCGACCAGCGCGGTGAACAACGCCGTCATCCAGGTGCCGCAGAACGTCACCAGGGCGGAGCACTACCTGACCTCGCTGAACGCCAACGCGGCCGGCCAGACCGTCGGCGTGAACGGGGGCCAGGCCACCGTCAGCGTCGGCGCGCGCAGCATCTCCACGGTCGTGCTGACCCTCTGAGGCACAGCTGACAAAAGGCCCTGAGCAGTGTCCCCACTGCTCAGGGCCTTTCCTCGGTCGGGGTGGCCGGATTCGAACCGACGACCTCTTCGTCCCGAACGAAGCGCGCTACCAAGCTGCGCTACACCCCGAGGCGTGCGGACAAATACTAGCCCACCCGCCCCGATGGTCAAACTCGGTACCCCCCGCCTCCGTCGCCCCTGGTAGCGGTCGTGTCAGCCGGTAGCACGGACGGGGCAGTTCGACACTCTCCCGCCACCACCCCTCCCGCCCCCTCCTCGTCGATCCAGGGGAGATTGTCGTTCGAGGAGATCAACTAACGACGATTTGCCCTAGGTCGACGCGCCGGGGCGGGTCGGGGTGGAGGCGAGGGGTGGGCAGGGGAGGGGTGGGGGAGGGGGTCAGCGGGGGGTGAGGGTGAGGATGGTGGCTTCGGGGCGGCAGGCGAAGCGGATCGGGGCGGTGGGGTGGGTGCCCAGGCCGGCGGAGACGTGCAGCCAGGCGTCCGAGCCCGGCCAGCGGTGCAGGCCCTTCGCCATCGAGCGGGGCAGCTCGCAGTTGGTGACCAGGGCGCCGACCCCCGGCACGCAGACCTGCCCGCCGTGGGTGTGCCCGGCCAGCAGCAGCTCGAAGCCGTCGGCGGCCATCTCGTCCAGCACCCGAGGCTCGGGGGAGTGCGTCAGGGCGATGGCGAGGTCGGCGGTCCCGGCGACCGGCCCGGCCACGCTGGCGTAGTCGTCCCGCTCGATGTGCGGGTCGTCCACCCCGACCAGCTCGACCAGCCGACCGCCGGCCTTGAGCGTGGTACGCGCGTTGTTCAGGTCGGCCCAGCCGGCCCCGGTGAACACCGAGCGCAGCTCCTCGTACGGCAGGGTGACGCCCTCGCGGTACTCCCGGTCGGGCAGGAAGTAGGTGAACGGGTTCTTCCAGACCGGGCCGGTGTAGTCGTTGGAGCCGAAGACGAAGGCGCCGGGGTGGTCGAGCAGCGGCTGGAGCGCCCGCAGCACCCCGGGCACCGCGCCCGGGTGGGCCATGTTGTCGCCGGTCACCACGACCAGGTCCGGGTCCAGCGCCGCCAGCGAGGCCACCCAGCGCTGCTTGCGGTCCTGGTCGGGGGTCATGTGCAGGTCGGACAGGTGCAGGATGCGCAGCGGCTCGGCGTCGGCCGGCAGCACTGGCACGTCGTACCGGCGGAGGGTGAACAGGTTGCGCTCGACGAGCGAGGCGTACGCCAGGGTGGCGCCGCCGAGGGCGGCGGCGCCGGCCGCGAGCCGGAATAGTGTGCGCTTTCGCATGGCGTTCAGGGTAGTTTGACCGACCATGAGCACGCTTAAGGACCGCCTGACCACCGACATGCGGGCCGCCCTCAAGGCCCGGGACGAGCTGACCACCTCCACGCTGCGGATGGCCCTGGCCGCCGTCGGGAACGCCGAGGTCGCCGGGAGGGCCAAGCGTGAGCTGACCGACGACGAGGTGCTGGCCGTGCTGACCAGGGAGGCGAAGAAGCGCCGTGAGGCGGCTGCCGCGTTCGCCGACGCCGGCCGCGCCGACCAGTCGGCCAAGGAGACCGCCGAGGGCGAGGTGCTGGAGCGGTACCTGCCGAAGCAGCTCTCCGACGCGGAGCTGGCCGAGCTGGTAGCGGGGGCGCTCGCCGCGGGCGGCTTCAGCGGCCGGGGGCAGATGGGTCCGGCGATGAAGGCGGC
The sequence above is a segment of the Micromonospora sp. WMMD882 genome. Coding sequences within it:
- a CDS encoding bifunctional metallophosphatase/5'-nucleotidase, which translates into the protein MSVSGMRRRAAIGLAVISAAAFSAIAATPTQAHRPGPKPVDVKLLALNDFHGNLEPPSGSSGTIAGQPAGGAEYLATHLRELSQEARKKNTITVAAGDLIGASPLLSAAFHDEPTIEALSMAGLDYASVGNHEFDEGPAELLRIQNGGCHPVDGCAAGARYKGAGFQYLSANAFKTSNGQPLLPPYAVHKVDGVKVGFIGMTLEGTPDIVSKEGTAGLTFGDEADTANRYARELRRKGVETIVVLLHEGGNQAGAGGINDCVDFSGPVVDIANRMDPSIDVVVSGHTHQAYNCEIGGKLVTSASSFGRLVTDIDLKIDRRTGDVLSMRAENVVVTRDVTKDPKQTALIDRYKKILGPVAGQVVGTTSAPLTRAQETLFGTTLGESTMGNVIADAQLAATDNEQNAVAAFMNPGGVRADLDAGQVTYEEAFTVQPFANNLTTLDLTGAQLYCVLEQQFTVGRTLYPSGSVRYTVNPAGTTAPVADPCAGSRVVPGSLTIGGTAVTADATYRITVNSFLAGGGDGFSVLAQGTNRVTGMIDLDALIVYLKASSPIAAPALDRIAVA
- a CDS encoding metallophosphoesterase produces the protein MRKRTLFRLAAGAAALGGATLAYASLVERNLFTLRRYDVPVLPADAEPLRILHLSDLHMTPDQDRKQRWVASLAALDPDLVVVTGDNMAHPGAVPGVLRALQPLLDHPGAFVFGSNDYTGPVWKNPFTYFLPDREYREGVTLPYEELRSVFTGAGWADLNNARTTLKAGGRLVELVGVDDPHIERDDYASVAGPVAGTADLAIALTHSPEPRVLDEMAADGFELLLAGHTHGGQVCVPGVGALVTNCELPRSMAKGLHRWPGSDAWLHVSAGLGTHPTAPIRFACRPEATILTLTPR
- a CDS encoding diguanylate cyclase, yielding MDLDRVIRDVTVRLPMASTAVEACQWTVDTLSRYAPATISVLLQVHDRLRCVAATGSWQVYATVPPKTGIVGRVYASGVGATVARVADDPDYLPVRPDVTAEICVPVTDPAGRPLGVLDLQWSEPVELGPWRAAADRIATRLGARIMALGGPPAESRSEKMLRHAAAFSSAPTEWDLLTAAICAARDVSGLSAAVLVLPDVDGPRLGAPPRVPGELESRLRAELVEAGPGPLGRLMSRAHRYGPGYTLGEPGHPPISDHLPLARAGVRTLITVPVGPPDTGGMLLVADERLLRPDPTTVNLIELLANQAWTCLDRLRTLARLREQASSDPLTGLGHTGPFGRRIAAAVPGRTALLAIDVDGFKSVNDTYGHQAGDRVLVTLARALQAALRQGDELYRVGGDEFVAVIEVSRPDEAVRIAGRLAQAARETGRTISVGVALPQPGESSESTLRRADQALYAVKRAGRDGVRLAPA
- a CDS encoding FAD-dependent oxidoreductase — its product is MGDASAVVIGAGIGGLCAAIGLRRRGWDVLVLEQAPRFGEVGAGLTLMANGLRGLDALGVGDAVRDAGHVDAPGGLRTASGRWLSRVDGAAMSRALGTAALGIHRVTLHRLLRAALPADRIVTGAEVVDVTSGPPPRVTYRHDGRHASVVPDLVVAADGIDSVVRARLWPDAPPPAYAGSTAWRGVTDQPWRGDLATAVSWGRGAEFGMVPLGDGRVYWFAAVNAEAGRASPTGDEARLVRALFGTWHHPVPALLDATRAEAVIRTDIHHLGTPLPSYRVGAVALLGDAAHAMTPNLGQGANQAIEDAVVLAAACAPTADVVAALVAYDAQRRPRSQAVARAAFQVGRFGQQLRDPVAVGLRNAVLRLTPPRVALRSMARYADWDPPVVPSAQPD
- a CDS encoding aspartate-semialdehyde dehydrogenase, whose translation is MPALPTLAVVGATGAVGTVVCELLSARKNVWGEIRLIASARSVGRRLRCRGEELVVQALTPEAFDGVDVAMFDVPDEISAEWAPVAVGRGAVAVDNSGAFRMDRDVPLVVPEINPDQVRNRPKGIIANANCTTLAMIVAVAPLHREYGLRELVLASYQAVSGAGQAGVDILHDQLGKIAGDRTLGSRPGNVRQAVGDDLGPFPAPLALNVVPWAGSSADAGWSSEEIKLRNESRKILGLPDLKVSATCVRVPVVTGHSVAVHAVFAAEVDAEGAREALRNAPGVIVVDDPDAGEFPMPIDAVGTDPSWVGRIRRALDDPRALDLFVTGDNLRKGAALNTAQIAELLAAELRAR
- a CDS encoding GatB/YqeY domain-containing protein translates to MSTLKDRLTTDMRAALKARDELTTSTLRMALAAVGNAEVAGRAKRELTDDEVLAVLTREAKKRREAAAAFADAGRADQSAKETAEGEVLERYLPKQLSDAELAELVAGALAAGGFSGRGQMGPAMKAAQAAVAGRAEGGRVAGEVRRQLAV
- a CDS encoding cellulose binding domain-containing protein yields the protein MRRLRVKHAAALSAGAVLLASAAVATALPAGAAAAGCSVRYTVPSQWQGGFGGDVAITNLGDPVSSWTLTWSYSAGQRVTEAWNATVTQSGATVTARNVSYNGSIPTNGTTSFGFNGSWSGSNPAPTSFALNGVTCTGGVAPTTGPTTAPPTTPPPTTPPPTTPPPTTPADITVNSAARYQTIDGFGAAQSIWGSAWSTAETQTLVGTGPNQLGLSIVRTGLSPVSSEWSIHVNSLKTAKSYGSGVKILASPWTAPASYKTNNSRTNGGKLKTDYYDDYANHLNSYVQYMRNQGVTVDVTSVQNEPDWHPDYDSMDWSGTELRTWVRDQGAKVQNTKLMVAEAVNLNYNYTDPTLNDSAARNNIGYIGGHLYGTEESGRLKPYPLAEQHNKPVWMTEWNLHAADGNGSNIWGNPANQTVWNETLDDIMRTVHRSMEANWSAYVWWYGKRYYSFIGDGEAAYGTTAGAPLKRGYAFSQYSKYVRPGYQRVALTKSSKASPLEVTAYQGDGKITLVILNRSTSAVNNAVIQVPQNVTRAEHYLTSLNANAAGQTVGVNGGQATVSVGARSISTVVLTL